Below is a window of Neodiprion virginianus isolate iyNeoVirg1 chromosome 4, iyNeoVirg1.1, whole genome shotgun sequence DNA.
CTTACGACGCGAGTAGAAATATTAGTTTTGCCTTAAATGATATAAAAGAGCAGCCTGAAAATGGATCAGATTATTCAAGGATGTCGAAATAGTCATGTACGAGTTGGAGAAGAAGAGTGTAAAATATGAACAATGGTACATTActctttattttctcattcattTACCATTCATGTGCCACCGTTTTCCATACACTGTTGGCTAGCACATATTTGCTGAAAACATTGAAATACTTGTCGAAATAACTGTGAATATCACGAAAATCAGTCCGATTTCCATCGTTAAATACCGTACCTCCCGTTTTGAATTCGCTTTGAATTCGTTGAGATGATAGGTATGAATTCAACTTACATAACGAAAGTTGACCGAATAAATGCATAATTCTTCACCATCTAGACGTATCAAGAAACCGAGTAAATGTCcacaaattacaattattcacCGACTGGGAATTTGACGTGGTTGTCACGCGTTGTGATGTTGTTCTCCACCTTTCGAACGGTCTGTACAACATTGAATTTTACCAGCCCACTACAGCAATGAGcattggaaaaattcattagTCTCAACTTCAGATAATCAGGCCCGACGCTGTTAACGATACACTAATGTCGATTAACCCAATGTAGCGCATGTAAGGCGTGAGATTATTTGCCGAGAGCTCACGTTCATTTTGCGTCAAGATTCATCCATCCTCGGCCTGACGTAGCTCATCAGACGTGCGAACTCTAAAAATGTCCATAAGTAAAAGTATCTGATAACGAAGTCAAAAAGTTATTCTGTAAATTCACGTGACGCTGTCACGTACCGtgattacatattttatatgtatCAAAAGTCTTACGTGTCCGCactctgaaaaaaattcaataatccTCATCTTCGTAGCCGTATCCGTAATCGTCATCACCGGTATACCGACCCAGCATCTGGCCGACAGACAACTCATCCGCCTCGGCATCTACGTCGGCTTCCTCGTCCACGTAATCCTCATTTTCCCCGACTGGATAgataaaatattccaaattAATCAAAGTATTGCTAATTTGTTAGTGTCATGTAACACACATCAATTGCTaccatattgaattttatatttatgcaACAATGGCACGCAGATCGGAATAAAGAGAATTACCAGCATCTGAGGTGAGTTCAGGCCCGACTGGTGTCGAGGGCAAGGCTACCTCAACCTTTGACGGCTCATCCTGAGTGACAATTTCCGTATCGGTAAGCGGAAGCCCAACCTGGACCATTTTCCGCGCACGTTTTGCGTTGACTTTTGGACCTTGAAACTTTCGCGGTTGTATTCCGACCGATTCTTCGACCTTAACACTCGGTGTTTTGTTTCTATAAATacgatatgtataatattgcaaatttataTAGAATAATGGTCATTGTTAGAATGGGTGGTAATAATAGAGTAACATTTGCATAAGGAATTGTGCGGTCGGCAAAAGGATGAGTATCGAAAATTACGTACGCCCGACTAGGACTGAAAGTTTGACAAGAATCTTGAGCCGAGGGCGAAGCGGGTACAGGTAAAATCTCTGAATCGTTGCACTGCTCGCCAGTCGTCTGTGCCGGTATCACGGTGCTCAAGCTCTTAAGTACCTCGTAGTTTATCTTTGAAGATATCCGCTTTTCTTGTAGCATTTTTTCGATTGCTTCACCTGTAAAACACAGTTTAGACGCATGAAGTAATTGACAAATATGAGTCGATTAAAAGCACTGCAGTGTGTGGCATAAATTTACCCGCACTATTTGCTGGTCCCTGATTCTTCTGCTTACGCGGAGCTGTTCGTCTGCGCTTTTTTTCCGGTTTcccttcctccttctccttctgACGCTTCTCTTCCTTTTCTATCATACAAATTACCGATTAAACTTCAGTAGCCATTCAACTCTAAGTTCGTTGGTCTCTCGCATTCTCTTCGAACAGGTATACGGTAATCGTATAGTGAGCATTGTCCAAAATTTGGGGATTGCAACTGAGCACAAATATGTAAGTAGGTATACCCCAGACTTGATTTTCTGATAATCCGTTTCTTTATTACCTTTTTGCTGTTCAAGGTACTCCGCGTTCACCTTATTCCACAATGTCCCTTTATATCGCGACTCTTTTTCAGACATAATGTAGCTATCCAATTCGTCATCGTCGATGCCTGACATGTCAATTTCCAGTGAACCCTGAATCGGTAAATCCACGAATCGTATAAGAGCCATTACTCGTAAGGATTCAGAAATTGTGTTATACGATACCTCGAACTCACGTTTTCGTAAATCGAGACGTCCTTTTCTTTCGGGGCGTTGCTTCTGTCGTCCAACGAAGATGCTAATCCCATGGAAGCAATGTCTGGGcctaagaatttttttttaacaatatataATCTGTTGACCGGAAATGGTGCGAATTACCAATAATCGTAATTAATATATACCCGGAACTGCATCCGGATATGCTTGATTttgcataattatttcaaacctGTTTTGAATCAAGGCAAGCAATCTTACCCAAGCCCATGGCCAAATACTCCGAAGAACGAGGAACTGCACCGGAATCGACGATGGGTGGAGGATCGTCGTGATCTTCAGCAGCGTTTCCGGAACTCTCGACCATCCCAGTCAAGCAGTCCTGTATAATGTTCAAATTGCTCTCTCTTATAAACCTGTCAGCGTCTAGTTCTTCTGGATTTGACgctgaagaataaaaataccgGAGGTTAAGTTTTAACATGCAATTTAAACAGTGAATTGCAACTGTTACCATATTACAATGATTCATATTGTTATTAATGTTGAGAACGGAAAGTAGTCGGAAAAATACAGGATAAGAGTAcgattagaaataaaaataaagggGTATAAAGCTGAAACATATCTATCACATTACCATCTTTCTTTCGTCTTGCTTTCCCAGATTTCTGTTCCTCCAGCTGCTTGTCAATTTCGGATTGGAGCTCGTTGAACTCGTTGGACATTTTTTCCAACTAGATGAAATATCAACAGAATAAATCGTCAACGATAATAGTAAcgattatgataataatagtgatcATTGGAGTAAAGaacgttttgaaaaaattctggatATCATGAAAATCGACGTATACACGAAGTATTCATGTCAAGAAGTGAATGCGAGAAAGATGGAACGAAGTGCAAAGGAATTTTTCAGATCGACAACTGGAATCATATATTAATCCGATGTGTAAATTTAAGGTGACGATACCTTCTGTAGACGTTCCCGGTCCTTTTTCCTAGCCGCTTTGAAGGCGGGTGGATCCTGTTCTTCCTCCAGGTCGACCGTCATGAATTCTTCAAGTGTCAAAGCACTGGATGGAGTATCTCCGAATTCTATCAGCCTGCAGTAATAAACATAAGAATTATACCTACAATATTACAGGCGGTTAAACGTACGTGGGTTGTATAAAATTTACCTTTTTCGTAACGTCGACTCGTGTactttgacaatttttataatgtCACCCGGGGATCTATTGAACTCGTGGAGTCGTGCAGCCATAAGCAGTGCTGTAATTCAaggattaataaaaaaaaaaagttttaaaagatgaaaaaattcttagtTGACTTGTGAACAAACCAAAGTGGAATAAATAAACCGCAAAATATGATCAAACAGTAAAACGAGAAAACTCGATGACCCCGAACTTTGTTCCCCCACGATTACTGAACACGTATCAAAGGTCTGAAATATTCTGAAGGCTGCCGGAAGTCTGAGCCTGACTTGGTACTAAATATACATGGCTAAGCACTGTACCATGCAATTTAACGTAATGTAAGCAGTGATGATGCAAAGGTGTGCATCATGCACACAGTCCCACACAGGTATAATTTAGGAAGATGAGGAAGTCCCTTGAACTTACCGGCGCCGCATAAACCGGAAGGTCTCCGACCGCTGTGAATACTATCTCTTTTCATCCTTTGCACGACTCTGAGTGCCGTCATCGAAACCTCGTGACTTTTTTCGCCAAACTCAAGTTTATTTGCAAACCGCATGATGTAGAGGCAAGGATCTAAAATATAAGGACGTTCGAATATATGATGTACATAAAATGCATGAAGATGATAAGGCTGCAAATAAACTTGTAAGTGATAAATTGTTTAGTACGCAATTTCCTTCATATCTCATTGGCAAACATTCGATTACTGCGGAGCTCTGTCGCCTTCTACATATAATCACAAATTAATAAtccataaataataataaaacataaATCCATTCTCAGGACAGGCGGATGATGGAAGTAACAGATAGGAAAGATCGAACGCTTCGATTTCGTGGGTTTTGATTCGTGTGGGCGAGtggatgaatttcaaattttaacgcGTTCTTGGTCATTCTATACTACAACGTAAGTAGAACACAGTGAATTACTGAAAGTGAAGGCGCGGACTTTCGCTATGGCACTAACAGATCTCGGACGAAAGTTTATTATAAACTCTTATCTTTTGCCAACTATAAGCATGCTAATACACCGGCTATTATAGGCACAGATATTTAAAGTGTGGAAATCTTAATTTACATTCCTGCGCAGAGTGCAATATTAttgcataaataaatttcatttgttacactTACTACAATATCCTCGTAAAATCGGTATCGTTACGAATAAcgatttaaaatattattaccaTTACCAAAAAAcgtgttaaaaatattttataaaaattccaacATGTTAAATACGGTTGTTCGAttgactaaattttttttcacccgaaTAATGTCTTGATTAACGTCGAGTTCTCATCGCAGTAGCATCAAATTATCGAAATAcatagttaaaaaaatatatcgtacGAGTGACCataattaaaaagaataacgaagcatggcagtttttttttcattacagctagaaaactcatttgcattttttatcctcaataaaattttccgataATAAGACAAATATAAACGttaattttcttcaccttGCACTGTTATTATAGATCGGATGAATTCATTTGGCAACCAATAATAAATGCATACCTATGCATGTACGATGACTTTCAATGATAATTAGGCAACGTaaatatccccccccccccccccccccgacaAACTTTTATATATAAGAGGTACATATTTATAAGTTGTCGACCAATCGATGTGAAAGTAAATTTTGTCTTATACGTTTATATCTTCCGTTTAGCAACAAAGGACAAACCGAGCAAGgtttattgaatttaatacatatat
It encodes the following:
- the LOC124303386 gene encoding transcription factor IIIB 90 kDa subunit isoform X2, with the translated sequence MSGSKCRNCGSTDIETDPARGDAVCTQCGSVLEDQLIVSETAFEETATGNIMLAQFVASDSAGGATSFGAAYHVSGKESREVTIQNARKGITNLCTQLRLNQHCVDTAVNFYKMALSRHLTRGRKQEHNHAACVYITCRTEGTAHMLIDISDVLQICVYELGRTYLRFTQALCINIPSMALLMAARLHEFNRSPGDIIKIVKVHESTLRKRLIEFGDTPSSALTLEEFMTVDLEEEQDPPAFKAARKKDRERLQKLEKMSNEFNELQSEIDKQLEEQKSGKARRKKDASNPEELDADRFIRESNLNIIQDCLTGMVESSGNAAEDHDDPPPIVDSGAVPRSSEYLAMGLGPDIASMGLASSLDDRSNAPKEKDVSIYENGSLEIDMSGIDDDELDSYIMSEKESRYKGTLWNKVNAEYLEQQKEKEEKRQKEKEEGKPEKKRRRTAPRKQKNQGPANSAGEAIEKMLQEKRISSKINYEVLKSLSTVIPAQTTGEQCNDSEILPVPASPSAQDSCQTFSPSRANKTPSVKVEESVGIQPRKFQGPKVNAKRARKMVQVGLPLTDTEIVTQDEPSKVEVALPSTPVGPELTSDAVGENEDYVDEEADVDAEADELSVGQMLGRYTGDDDYGYGYEDEDY
- the LOC124303386 gene encoding transcription factor IIIB 90 kDa subunit isoform X1 — encoded protein: MSGSKCRNCGSTDIETDPARGDAVCTQCGSVLEDQLIVSETAFEETATGNIMLAQFVASDSAGGATSFGAAYHVSGKESREVTIQNARKGITNLCTQLRLNQHCVDTAVNFYKMALSRHLTRGRKQEHNHAACVYITCRTEGTAHMLIDISDVLQICVYELGRTYLRFTQALCINIPSMDPCLYIMRFANKLEFGEKSHEVSMTALRVVQRMKRDSIHSGRRPSGLCGAALLMAARLHEFNRSPGDIIKIVKVHESTLRKRLIEFGDTPSSALTLEEFMTVDLEEEQDPPAFKAARKKDRERLQKLEKMSNEFNELQSEIDKQLEEQKSGKARRKKDASNPEELDADRFIRESNLNIIQDCLTGMVESSGNAAEDHDDPPPIVDSGAVPRSSEYLAMGLGPDIASMGLASSLDDRSNAPKEKDVSIYENGSLEIDMSGIDDDELDSYIMSEKESRYKGTLWNKVNAEYLEQQKEKEEKRQKEKEEGKPEKKRRRTAPRKQKNQGPANSAGEAIEKMLQEKRISSKINYEVLKSLSTVIPAQTTGEQCNDSEILPVPASPSAQDSCQTFSPSRANKTPSVKVEESVGIQPRKFQGPKVNAKRARKMVQVGLPLTDTEIVTQDEPSKVEVALPSTPVGPELTSDAVGENEDYVDEEADVDAEADELSVGQMLGRYTGDDDYGYGYEDEDY